The following DNA comes from Porphyromonadaceae bacterium W3.11.
TGACTTTGCACTCCAGCCAAATGCTATCTGTAAGGGCAAGAGAAGTACAGGGAAAGCACGATTCGTATGGCTAGGGCTACATAGTCTAATACATGCAGCTGTGGCATACTTATTTGTCGCCCAATGGGATTTATGGATTATACCCGTTGTGATTTTCGCTTCTCACTTTATCATTGACTATGTGAAGGTGATGTCAAGACATGATGAAATCTCGAAATTTATTTATGACCAACTGCTACATTTACTTGTGTTGGTAACCTTATATGCTACTCTATTCATGAGTTGGGATGATATTACAATGCTTTTCCAGTCTCTTCTTAATAGCGTACAATTTTGGGTTGTTCTTGGGGCATACCTCATTATCCTAAAGCCTACCTCCATATTAATATCCCTATTTGTTAAAAAATGGGATAGTGAAGGGTTGCAGGAGGAGAATGCTGAACAATCGTCACCAAGCAGCCTTCCAAATGCAGGGAAGTGGATTGGGTACTTTGAAAGAATATTGACACTAACCTTTATCTTAATAAACTTTTTTGCTGGAGTTGGTTTCTTGCTAGCTGCAAAATCAGTTTTCAGGTTTGGAGACTTAAATAATCCTGAGAGTCGGAAAAACACAGAATATGTACT
Coding sequences within:
- a CDS encoding DUF3307 domain-containing protein, with the translated sequence MNILVLIKLLLAHLISDFALQPNAICKGKRSTGKARFVWLGLHSLIHAAVAYLFVAQWDLWIIPVVIFASHFIIDYVKVMSRHDEISKFIYDQLLHLLVLVTLYATLFMSWDDITMLFQSLLNSVQFWVVLGAYLIILKPTSILISLFVKKWDSEGLQEENAEQSSPSSLPNAGKWIGYFERILTLTFILINFFAGVGFLLAAKSVFRFGDLNNPESRKNTEYVLIGTFLSFLIAIMIGVAVNYLIL